One stretch of Zhihengliuella flava DNA includes these proteins:
- a CDS encoding exonuclease SbcCD subunit D — protein MLLLHTSDWHLGRSFHGTGMEAAQRRFIDELVRTVRDLSVDVVLIAGDVYDRAMPGVDVVTLFDDALVRLRAAGAQVVVTSGNHDSAIRLGFGARLLAAGGVHVRTEVERVGEPVVFDGGDHHVAIYPVPYLEPRMVRHALGVEDLGHQPVMDAALAAVRADVAERRKHASVPTLAVVMAHVFASGAEPSDSERELSIGGVDSVAVSTFTDFDYAALGHLHGRQTLDHRVRYSGSPIAYSFSEEHHRKGAWLVATGPDGVSSIDPVEWTPERRLATLVADLDDLESSPEYDDAESAYCQITVTDPERPPKALERLRQRFPYLLKLAFEPRGRRADAATYASRVAAAHDPAQVTGDFVEHVRQRRLNAAEEREMRQAFAAVREEETSR, from the coding sequence ATGTTGCTCCTGCATACCTCGGACTGGCACCTCGGCCGATCCTTTCACGGCACCGGAATGGAGGCCGCCCAACGCCGCTTCATTGACGAACTGGTGCGGACGGTGCGCGATTTATCAGTCGACGTCGTCCTGATTGCTGGCGACGTGTACGACCGGGCCATGCCTGGTGTCGACGTGGTCACACTGTTCGACGACGCGCTGGTGCGCCTCCGGGCCGCCGGTGCGCAGGTCGTGGTCACCAGCGGCAATCACGATTCGGCGATTCGGCTGGGGTTTGGGGCGCGCTTACTCGCCGCCGGGGGAGTGCATGTGCGCACGGAGGTCGAGCGCGTGGGCGAGCCCGTGGTGTTCGACGGCGGAGACCACCACGTGGCGATCTACCCCGTGCCGTACCTCGAACCACGGATGGTGCGCCACGCGCTCGGCGTGGAGGACTTGGGCCACCAGCCCGTCATGGACGCGGCTCTTGCAGCGGTTCGCGCCGATGTGGCGGAGCGCCGGAAGCACGCTTCTGTTCCCACGCTCGCGGTGGTGATGGCCCATGTCTTTGCCTCCGGGGCGGAGCCCTCGGACAGCGAACGCGAGCTCAGCATCGGAGGCGTGGACAGCGTCGCCGTGTCCACGTTCACGGACTTTGACTACGCGGCGCTGGGGCATCTACACGGTCGGCAGACCCTCGATCACCGTGTGCGCTACAGCGGCTCGCCGATCGCTTATTCCTTCTCGGAAGAACACCATCGCAAGGGTGCCTGGCTCGTTGCAACAGGACCCGACGGGGTGAGCAGCATCGACCCGGTGGAATGGACCCCTGAGCGCCGGCTCGCTACCCTCGTGGCCGACCTCGACGACCTCGAATCGAGTCCCGAGTACGACGACGCGGAGTCGGCGTACTGTCAAATTACCGTGACCGATCCCGAGCGTCCGCCGAAGGCTTTGGAACGGCTTCGCCAGCGATTCCCGTACCTGCTCAAGCTCGCCTTCGAGCCCCGGGGCCGCCGGGCCGATGCCGCCACCTACGCCTCGCGCGTCGCGGCAGCCCACGACCCGGCACAGGTGACGGGAGACTTCGTCGAGCATGTGCGGCAGCGGCGCCTGAACGCGGCTGAAGAGCGCGAAATGAGG
- a CDS encoding exonuclease domain-containing protein produces MTYNFTAIDFETANGFRGSPCSLGLVTVRDGRIVDEKLWVMRPPEGFDHFDPRNVQIHGITPEMVGQAPRFGEVFSEIAQAMGDDLVVAHNAAFDLGVIRSALEVSELPGPALRHACTVILSRKSYDLPSYSLPFVAEAAGAPLEHHHDALEDARACANIMIDIGKIHGVQRVEELEATLGSGFSRSPAYTVGDPLSRATRDAQNWRASAGTIPRPDRWEVWPQEGSNPDPNPDADPAHPLAGQCVVFTGNLGMSRQEAKNRAAAVGAQTASRVTRRTTVLVVGDGFVASDLRSGRLTSKAREVLKKRESGQGIEIVSEAEFLQMVGGTWPASV; encoded by the coding sequence ATGACGTATAACTTCACCGCGATCGATTTTGAGACGGCCAACGGATTCCGCGGTTCTCCGTGTAGCCTCGGCCTCGTGACTGTGCGCGACGGACGCATTGTCGACGAGAAACTGTGGGTCATGCGCCCGCCCGAGGGGTTCGACCACTTCGACCCGAGAAACGTGCAGATTCACGGCATCACCCCGGAGATGGTGGGACAAGCTCCGCGCTTTGGCGAGGTCTTCTCGGAGATCGCTCAAGCCATGGGCGACGATCTCGTCGTCGCGCACAATGCCGCCTTCGACCTCGGAGTGATTCGTTCGGCTCTCGAGGTGTCGGAACTGCCGGGCCCGGCCTTGCGGCACGCGTGCACCGTCATCTTGTCCCGCAAGAGCTATGATCTGCCGTCCTATTCGCTCCCGTTCGTCGCCGAGGCCGCCGGGGCGCCGCTCGAACACCACCACGACGCCCTTGAGGATGCTCGCGCCTGCGCCAACATCATGATCGACATCGGGAAGATCCATGGTGTCCAGCGCGTGGAAGAGCTGGAAGCCACACTGGGCAGCGGGTTTAGCCGTTCCCCGGCCTACACAGTGGGTGATCCCCTCTCGCGCGCTACCCGCGACGCGCAGAATTGGCGCGCGTCCGCGGGAACCATTCCCCGCCCTGACCGCTGGGAAGTGTGGCCTCAAGAGGGCAGCAATCCGGACCCCAACCCCGACGCCGATCCTGCGCATCCACTGGCGGGCCAGTGCGTCGTCTTCACGGGCAACCTGGGGATGAGCCGTCAGGAGGCTAAGAATCGGGCCGCGGCCGTCGGCGCGCAGACCGCGAGCCGGGTGACGCGCCGGACCACGGTGCTCGTGGTCGGCGATGGGTTCGTGGCCTCGGATTTGCGCAGCGGGCGTCTGACGTCGAAGGCGCGGGAAGTCCTCAAGAAGCGGGAATCCGGTCAGGGTATCGAAATCGTCTCTGAAGCGGAGTTCTTACAGATGGTCGGCGGGACCTGGCCCGCGTCGGTCTAA
- the rdgB gene encoding RdgB/HAM1 family non-canonical purine NTP pyrophosphatase yields the protein MNAEPRLVLATHNQGKVRELRQMLRGHVPGLDVDTQVVDAAAVGAPDVVESGVTFAENSLLKANAVARATGLLAIADDSGLAVEVLGGAPGIFSARWSGRHGDDRANTELLLAQLSDVPDEFRQAAFVCAASLAGPEGEIAVESGRLEGTLLREPRGDGGFGYDPILQPIGESRSCAELSPEEKNAISHRGRAFAALLPAVVAALS from the coding sequence GTGAACGCGGAACCACGGTTGGTGCTAGCCACCCACAACCAGGGCAAGGTCAGAGAGCTTCGGCAGATGCTGCGGGGCCACGTCCCCGGGCTCGATGTCGATACTCAGGTCGTGGATGCGGCAGCCGTCGGCGCACCGGATGTCGTCGAATCAGGGGTGACCTTCGCGGAGAATTCGTTGCTGAAGGCCAACGCGGTGGCTCGTGCCACGGGCCTGTTGGCGATTGCAGATGACTCTGGGTTGGCCGTGGAGGTGCTCGGGGGAGCGCCGGGTATTTTCTCGGCCCGTTGGTCGGGGCGCCACGGCGACGACCGTGCCAACACGGAGTTGCTGTTGGCGCAACTGAGTGATGTGCCGGACGAGTTTCGTCAGGCAGCGTTCGTCTGCGCGGCCTCCCTCGCGGGCCCCGAGGGAGAGATCGCGGTGGAGTCGGGTCGGCTCGAGGGAACACTGCTGCGGGAGCCACGAGGCGACGGCGGTTTCGGGTATGACCCGATCCTCCAGCCCATCGGTGAGAGCCGGAGCTGCGCGGAGTTGAGCCCCGAGGAAAAGAATGCCATCAGCCATAGGGGTCGCGCGTTTGCCGCGCTGTTACCGGCCGTTGTCGCGGCCTTGAGCTAA
- the rph gene encoding ribonuclease PH: protein MTSSAQNPSATVSNAAATDVTREDGRATDALRPITITRGWSAQAEGSALIEFGQTRVLCTASFTEGVPRWLKGEGKGWVTAEYAMLPRATNTRSSRESVKGKIGGRTHEISRLIGRSLRSVIDTRALGENTIVLDCDVLQADGGTRTAAITGAFVALAESLRWARENGLLKRKAQVLTDTVSAVSVGIIDGVPMLDLPYVEDVRAETDMNVVVTGSGDFVEVQGTAEGAPFKRAELDALLDLALLGTSELARIQRDVLEADA from the coding sequence ATGACTTCCTCCGCACAGAACCCCAGCGCCACTGTGTCCAACGCCGCCGCGACCGACGTCACGCGGGAGGATGGACGCGCCACCGACGCACTGCGTCCCATCACGATCACGCGTGGCTGGTCCGCGCAGGCTGAAGGCTCAGCGCTGATTGAATTCGGGCAGACGCGGGTGCTCTGCACGGCGTCGTTTACCGAAGGGGTGCCGCGGTGGCTCAAGGGCGAGGGCAAGGGCTGGGTGACGGCGGAGTACGCGATGCTCCCGCGCGCCACCAATACCCGCAGCTCGCGCGAGTCCGTCAAGGGCAAGATTGGCGGCCGCACCCATGAGATTTCGCGGCTCATCGGCCGCTCGTTGCGTTCGGTCATTGACACCCGCGCGCTCGGTGAGAACACCATCGTCTTGGACTGCGACGTCCTGCAGGCCGACGGAGGGACCCGCACCGCGGCGATCACCGGGGCCTTCGTGGCGCTGGCCGAGTCTCTTCGCTGGGCCCGCGAAAACGGACTCCTCAAGCGCAAGGCCCAGGTCCTCACCGATACGGTCTCCGCCGTCTCGGTCGGCATCATCGACGGAGTGCCCATGCTGGATCTGCCATACGTGGAAGACGTGCGCGCGGAAACGGACATGAACGTCGTGGTCACCGGCAGCGGAGATTTCGTGGAGGTCCAGGGAACCGCCGAGGGGGCGCCGTTCAAGCGAGCGGAGCTCGACGCTCTGCTGGACCTGGCGTTGTTGGGTACCAGTGAACTGGCGCGCATTCAGCGGGACGTGCTGGAGGCGGACGCGTGA
- a CDS encoding MBL fold metallo-hydrolase, producing MKLTIIGCTGSLPGPGSPASSYLVSAWDGEREWQILLDLGSGAIGVLQRYTDLRDLDGVFISHLHPDHFMDLCGMHVSIRWDPNGWDRERMQVWGPQATKDRIETAYGLAPDDPEGMDQDFVFNTWRALQPVEVGPFTITPFPVRHPIEEAYALRVEATEPVEGGTMTSVLTYSGDTDSCAGLVDAARGADMFLCEAAFQEGRDDHIDGVHLTGKRAGQAATEAGVQRLLLTHIPVWTDINTVVDEAKEVYDGGIAIAVSGVTYGVWSGRLLGDPRDMPTAPVSVIRPDTERRTWPGRPLR from the coding sequence ATGAAACTTACGATCATCGGCTGCACCGGTTCCCTCCCCGGTCCCGGCTCGCCCGCGTCGTCGTACCTCGTCAGCGCGTGGGACGGCGAACGCGAATGGCAGATCCTCCTCGACCTCGGCTCCGGCGCTATTGGAGTACTGCAGCGTTACACGGACCTGCGCGACCTCGACGGTGTGTTTATCTCCCACTTGCACCCCGACCACTTCATGGACCTGTGCGGGATGCACGTGAGTATCCGGTGGGATCCGAACGGCTGGGATCGGGAACGGATGCAGGTCTGGGGGCCCCAGGCCACCAAAGACCGGATCGAAACCGCGTACGGCTTGGCACCTGATGATCCTGAGGGGATGGATCAGGACTTCGTCTTCAACACGTGGCGTGCCCTCCAGCCTGTGGAGGTCGGCCCTTTCACGATCACGCCTTTCCCGGTGCGTCACCCCATCGAAGAGGCCTATGCCCTGCGGGTCGAGGCGACCGAGCCAGTGGAAGGCGGCACCATGACCAGCGTGCTGACGTACTCCGGCGACACGGATTCGTGTGCCGGACTGGTCGACGCCGCCCGCGGGGCGGACATGTTCTTGTGTGAGGCCGCGTTTCAGGAGGGGCGCGACGATCACATTGACGGCGTGCACCTGACCGGAAAACGCGCGGGTCAGGCGGCCACCGAGGCGGGCGTTCAGCGCCTGCTCTTGACGCACATTCCCGTCTGGACGGACATCAATACCGTCGTGGATGAGGCCAAGGAAGTGTACGACGGCGGGATTGCCATCGCCGTTTCCGGCGTGACGTATGGCGTCTGGTCCGGGCGCCTCCTCGGCGATCCCAGGGACATGCCCACGGCCCCCGTCTCGGTCATTCGTCCGGACACGGAGCGGCGCACGTGGCCGGGCCGTCCTCTGCGCTGA
- the murI gene encoding glutamate racemase, translating to MAVEHLAAESAARPLNPSAPIGIFDSGVGGLTVSRAVIDQLPAESTLYVGDTARSPYGPLPIAEVRANALGIMDELVDSGVKLLVIACNSASAAVLRDARERYTARYGIPVVEVIQPAVRRAVAATRNGRIGVIGTSATVASRAYDDAFAAAPHLRLTSAACPRFVEFVERGVTTGDELLATAEEYLAPLKAAGVDTLVLGCTHYPLLTGVLSFVMGDEVTLVSSAEETAKDVYSALMRFGLSRHEDTAPSHHFIATGDAGTFEALARRFLGPEVLGVEHVDHVAARYPTGAISQVTDDMMARAAAGRRA from the coding sequence ATGGCAGTCGAACACCTCGCCGCTGAGTCTGCGGCACGGCCCCTGAACCCGTCTGCGCCGATCGGCATTTTCGATTCGGGCGTCGGCGGCCTCACTGTTTCCCGGGCGGTTATCGATCAGCTTCCCGCGGAGTCCACGCTGTACGTGGGTGATACCGCACGGAGCCCCTACGGGCCACTGCCGATCGCTGAAGTGCGGGCCAATGCCCTCGGCATTATGGACGAGCTCGTTGACTCCGGAGTCAAGCTGCTGGTCATTGCCTGCAATTCAGCCTCGGCCGCCGTGCTTCGCGATGCGCGTGAACGGTACACGGCGCGCTACGGAATCCCCGTCGTCGAAGTCATTCAGCCCGCGGTTCGCCGTGCCGTGGCGGCCACCCGCAATGGGCGGATCGGGGTCATTGGGACGTCGGCCACCGTGGCGTCCCGCGCCTACGACGACGCGTTTGCGGCGGCCCCGCATCTGCGCCTGACCTCGGCCGCGTGCCCGCGCTTCGTTGAGTTCGTCGAGCGCGGCGTGACCACCGGCGATGAGCTTTTGGCGACGGCCGAGGAATACCTCGCGCCGCTCAAGGCCGCGGGCGTGGACACGCTGGTGCTCGGGTGCACGCACTATCCCCTGCTGACCGGCGTCTTGTCGTTCGTCATGGGCGATGAGGTCACGCTGGTCTCGAGTGCGGAGGAAACGGCCAAGGACGTTTACTCGGCGTTGATGCGATTCGGGCTGTCCCGCCACGAGGACACAGCGCCGTCGCATCATTTCATCGCCACGGGTGACGCAGGTACGTTTGAAGCGTTGGCACGTCGCTTCCTGGGTCCAGAAGTGCTGGGCGTCGAGCACGTCGATCACGTGGCCGCGCGATATCCGACGGGAGCTATCTCGCAAGTGACGGATGACATGATGGCTCGGGCAGCGGCAGGAAGAAGAGCATGA
- a CDS encoding DUF2017 domain-containing protein, protein MARAFRSSPRGIIGRLEKSERDLLRNLFDDVILMLEPDDAAASTHESPDAERDPLWDLTGLSPEDFVLDQPAREPEPKHPPQDPALLRLLPDAVRGDDAAAAAYRGISEDGVRQRKLDALRGAQLLLEGAQLEMGEADAQRLAAALNDVRLVLAERLHIESEADALRIHELQEWAEADTVEDYLSLVYNFVSWVQESLMQALLDTLRQR, encoded by the coding sequence ATGGCGCGTGCTTTTCGTTCCTCGCCTCGGGGAATCATTGGTCGGCTGGAAAAGTCGGAGCGTGATCTGCTGCGCAACCTGTTCGACGATGTGATCCTCATGCTGGAGCCGGACGACGCCGCAGCTTCGACGCACGAATCGCCGGACGCCGAACGCGATCCGTTGTGGGACCTCACCGGGCTTTCTCCCGAGGACTTTGTGCTGGACCAGCCCGCGCGGGAGCCTGAACCCAAGCATCCGCCGCAAGACCCGGCCCTGCTCAGGCTCCTGCCCGACGCCGTGCGGGGCGACGACGCCGCAGCTGCCGCCTACCGTGGGATCAGCGAGGACGGTGTGCGCCAGCGCAAACTCGATGCGTTGCGAGGTGCTCAGCTGCTGCTCGAAGGCGCCCAGCTGGAGATGGGCGAGGCGGACGCCCAGCGGCTCGCCGCGGCACTCAACGACGTCCGCTTGGTGTTGGCGGAACGCCTCCATATTGAGAGCGAGGCGGACGCCCTCCGGATTCACGAGCTGCAGGAGTGGGCTGAGGCCGACACAGTGGAGGACTATCTGTCTCTGGTGTACAACTTCGTCAGTTGGGTGCAGGAGTCGCTCATGCAGGCGCTGTTGGACACGCTGAGGCAGCGGTAA
- the clpS gene encoding ATP-dependent Clp protease adapter ClpS, with product MPSPDTIERTDPAAALDAELNVPYVLIVWDDPVNLMSYVSYVFQSYFGYSRARADQLMMQVHQQGRAIVATGALEKIEADVAAMHGYGLQATFKRADQA from the coding sequence ATGCCGAGTCCCGACACTATCGAACGCACCGACCCCGCGGCCGCCCTCGACGCGGAACTTAACGTCCCCTACGTGCTGATCGTGTGGGACGATCCGGTCAATCTCATGAGCTATGTGAGTTACGTCTTCCAAAGCTATTTCGGTTATTCCCGCGCCCGAGCCGATCAGCTGATGATGCAAGTCCACCAGCAGGGCCGGGCCATCGTGGCCACCGGTGCCCTGGAAAAAATCGAGGCCGACGTCGCCGCGATGCATGGGTACGGGCTGCAGGCCACCTTCAAGCGGGCGGATCAGGCCTGA
- a CDS encoding nicotinate phosphoribosyltransferase, which produces MWQRPTALFTDQYELTMLQASLKSGAAHRPAVFEAFARRLPEGRRYGVVAGTGRILEGLEHFRFTTEQLDYLAAERIVDDITLDYLRDFRFSGDIYGYAEGELYFPHSPVLIVESTFAEACVLETFILSALNHDSAIASAASRMVAAAHGRPCVEMGSRRTHEESAVAAARAAMIAGFASTSNLEAGHRYGLTTVGTAAHSFTLLHDSEREAFEAQVASLGRGTTLLVDTYDVEQGVRTAVDVAGPELGAVRLDSGDLVDQARWVRRLLDDLGNHSTRIMVTSDLDEHAIGSLQSAPVDAYGVGTSLVTGSGAPTASMVYKLVSRVGANGEYEDVAKAATNKASVGGRKQAVRALNERGRATTELIGIGERPTPAIAGRDLMVPLVEQGTPGAEYMGAEGVRRAAARHRESISELPGIARKMQKGEAVIETEFVT; this is translated from the coding sequence ATGTGGCAGCGGCCCACCGCGCTTTTCACCGACCAGTACGAACTGACGATGCTGCAAGCGTCCCTGAAATCCGGAGCCGCGCATCGCCCAGCCGTCTTTGAAGCCTTCGCGCGCCGGCTGCCCGAAGGGCGTCGTTATGGCGTGGTCGCGGGCACCGGGCGGATCCTTGAGGGGCTCGAACATTTCCGGTTCACCACCGAACAACTGGATTACCTCGCCGCCGAGAGGATCGTCGACGACATCACCCTGGACTACCTGCGCGATTTTCGCTTCTCGGGAGACATCTACGGATATGCGGAGGGGGAGCTGTACTTCCCGCACTCCCCCGTGCTCATCGTCGAGTCAACGTTCGCCGAAGCGTGCGTGCTGGAAACCTTCATTCTCTCCGCCCTGAATCACGACTCCGCGATTGCCTCCGCCGCCTCCCGCATGGTGGCGGCCGCACATGGTCGCCCGTGCGTCGAGATGGGATCACGGCGGACCCATGAGGAATCCGCCGTCGCGGCCGCCCGGGCCGCGATGATCGCCGGCTTCGCGTCGACGTCGAACCTTGAAGCTGGCCACCGCTACGGCCTCACGACGGTGGGCACGGCGGCACACTCCTTCACGCTGCTCCATGATTCCGAACGCGAGGCTTTCGAGGCGCAGGTTGCCTCGCTCGGCCGCGGGACGACCCTGCTGGTCGACACCTACGACGTGGAGCAGGGGGTGCGTACGGCCGTGGACGTCGCGGGCCCCGAACTAGGTGCGGTGCGCCTCGATTCCGGAGACCTGGTCGATCAGGCCCGGTGGGTGCGGCGCTTGCTCGATGACCTCGGCAACCACTCCACCCGCATCATGGTGACCAGCGACTTGGACGAGCACGCCATCGGTTCCCTCCAGTCGGCTCCCGTCGATGCCTACGGCGTCGGCACCTCGCTGGTGACGGGCTCCGGGGCCCCGACGGCGTCGATGGTCTACAAGCTCGTCTCCCGCGTGGGAGCCAACGGCGAGTACGAGGACGTCGCCAAAGCAGCCACAAATAAGGCCAGCGTGGGCGGCAGGAAACAGGCCGTCCGGGCGCTCAACGAGCGCGGCCGAGCGACGACGGAACTCATCGGCATCGGTGAGCGGCCCACCCCGGCCATCGCCGGCCGGGACCTCATGGTCCCGCTGGTTGAGCAGGGCACCCCGGGCGCCGAATACATGGGGGCCGAAGGCGTCCGCCGCGCGGCCGCGCGACACCGGGAGAGCATCAGCGAGCTGCCAGGCATTGCGCGCAAGATGCAGAAAGGCGAAGCAGTCATTGAGACGGAGTTCGTGACCTAA
- a CDS encoding isochorismatase family protein yields the protein MADALIIVDVQYDFCPGGALGVEGGDDIATRIVHHVEAEDYDYVVATQDWHIEPGSHFSDDPDWVHSWPVHCVAGSHGAALHAHLDPLAEVLDGVFRKGEYTAAYSGFEGRLALAEGAQPGSGPDASPTPLLADWLRERHVDEVRVVGIATDYCVRATVLDAVRAGFRTAVVPALTAAVVPDNVPGVLSEWREAGVEIHG from the coding sequence GTGGCCGACGCCCTCATCATCGTGGATGTGCAATACGATTTTTGCCCCGGCGGAGCCTTGGGCGTCGAGGGCGGCGATGACATCGCCACGCGCATCGTCCACCACGTCGAGGCCGAGGACTACGACTACGTCGTGGCCACCCAAGATTGGCACATTGAGCCGGGCTCACATTTCAGCGACGATCCGGACTGGGTGCACTCTTGGCCTGTGCACTGTGTTGCCGGAAGCCACGGCGCCGCGCTGCACGCCCACCTAGATCCTCTAGCCGAAGTCCTCGACGGGGTCTTCCGCAAGGGCGAATACACGGCGGCCTATTCCGGGTTCGAGGGCCGGCTCGCGCTCGCCGAAGGTGCCCAGCCGGGATCCGGCCCTGATGCCTCCCCGACGCCTCTCTTGGCCGATTGGCTCCGCGAACGCCACGTCGACGAAGTGCGCGTGGTCGGCATCGCCACGGACTACTGCGTCCGCGCGACCGTGCTCGACGCCGTCCGCGCGGGTTTTCGTACCGCCGTCGTCCCCGCGCTCACGGCCGCCGTCGTCCCCGACAACGTCCCCGGTGTGCTCAGCGAATGGCGCGAGGCGGGCGTGGAGATTCACGGCTAG
- a CDS encoding DEAD/DEAH box helicase: MTEALFSVGETMPPAYPDRAARGTAPKLRQWQQEALERYFADQPRDFLAVATPGAGKTTFALRVARMLVDAGVINRITVVAPTEHLKSQWADAAGRIGLALDPHFKNADGRHGAGYIGVAVTYAQVASKPLLHRAKTEAARTLVILDEIHHGGDELSWGDGIREAFEPATRRLALTGTPFRSDTAAIPFVEYAEDAEGIRRSKADYTYGYGDALKDHVVRPVVFMAYSGQMRWKTSAGEEMEANLGEGFTKDITAHAWRTALNPEGEWIPAVLAAADRRLTEVRRSIPDAGGLVIATDHDAARAYAAQLEKICGEKTTVILSDDPKASGKIEQFSDGESRWMVAVRMVSEGVDVPRLAVGVYATSTSTPLFFAQAVGRFVRSRRRGEVASVFIPSVPLLMALANEMEVERDHALDRPEKHVDDPDFIPEEGLLAEANREDKASDELTKQKFEALHSDASFDRVLFDGDEFGLGGQVGSEDEQDFLGIPGLLDADQVGTLLRQRQQEQATRRSTQPVPPSEHVVDHRELMDLRQQLAKNVSAWAARTGTAHGSIHNKLREVCGGPPVAQASADQLQSRIKKLQDWFVGRK; this comes from the coding sequence GTGACTGAAGCCCTCTTTTCCGTGGGCGAAACTATGCCTCCTGCGTACCCGGATCGGGCCGCGCGGGGCACCGCACCCAAGCTACGTCAGTGGCAGCAGGAAGCGCTGGAGCGCTACTTCGCTGACCAACCCCGCGACTTCCTTGCGGTGGCGACGCCCGGCGCCGGTAAGACGACCTTCGCCCTCCGGGTTGCTCGAATGCTCGTAGACGCGGGGGTCATCAACCGAATCACCGTGGTGGCTCCCACGGAGCACCTCAAGAGCCAGTGGGCCGATGCCGCGGGACGCATCGGACTGGCACTCGATCCCCACTTCAAGAACGCTGACGGGCGCCATGGTGCCGGTTACATCGGAGTCGCCGTGACGTACGCTCAGGTGGCCTCGAAGCCCCTGTTGCACCGGGCTAAAACGGAGGCCGCGCGGACGCTCGTCATTTTGGACGAGATTCATCACGGTGGCGACGAGCTCTCCTGGGGCGACGGCATTCGGGAGGCCTTTGAGCCGGCCACCCGGCGCTTGGCCCTCACCGGTACTCCCTTCCGGTCGGACACGGCCGCGATTCCCTTTGTCGAGTACGCCGAGGACGCGGAGGGGATTCGTCGTTCCAAGGCGGATTACACCTACGGGTATGGAGATGCGCTCAAGGATCACGTGGTGCGTCCGGTCGTTTTCATGGCGTACTCGGGTCAAATGCGGTGGAAGACCAGCGCGGGCGAGGAAATGGAGGCCAACCTCGGCGAGGGTTTCACGAAGGACATCACCGCGCACGCGTGGCGGACCGCGCTGAACCCCGAGGGCGAGTGGATCCCCGCGGTTCTGGCCGCGGCAGATCGGCGCCTAACCGAGGTGCGCCGGAGTATTCCCGACGCCGGTGGGCTCGTCATTGCCACCGATCACGACGCTGCGCGGGCCTATGCCGCGCAACTGGAGAAGATCTGCGGAGAGAAGACCACGGTCATTCTCTCGGACGATCCCAAAGCCTCCGGCAAGATCGAGCAGTTCTCCGACGGCGAGTCTCGCTGGATGGTTGCCGTGCGCATGGTCTCCGAAGGGGTCGACGTTCCCCGCTTGGCGGTCGGCGTCTACGCGACGAGCACCTCGACTCCGTTGTTCTTTGCCCAGGCCGTGGGGCGTTTCGTGCGCTCGCGCCGACGCGGTGAGGTCGCGAGTGTCTTCATACCCTCGGTGCCTTTGCTCATGGCGTTGGCCAACGAGATGGAGGTGGAGCGTGACCACGCTCTGGACCGCCCGGAGAAGCACGTGGATGACCCAGACTTCATCCCGGAGGAGGGGCTGCTCGCCGAAGCCAACCGCGAGGACAAGGCGAGCGACGAGCTGACCAAGCAAAAGTTTGAGGCATTGCACTCTGACGCGTCCTTTGACCGGGTGCTCTTCGATGGTGACGAGTTTGGTCTCGGCGGGCAGGTCGGCTCGGAGGACGAGCAGGATTTCTTGGGCATTCCGGGTCTGCTGGACGCGGACCAAGTGGGCACGTTGCTCCGGCAGCGCCAGCAGGAGCAAGCCACACGCCGCTCAACGCAACCGGTGCCCCCCAGCGAACACGTGGTGGATCACCGTGAATTGATGGATCTGCGCCAGCAGTTGGCCAAGAACGTCTCGGCCTGGGCAGCGCGGACCGGTACGGCGCACGGTTCGATTCACAACAAGTTGCGTGAAGTCTGCGGTGGGCCGCCGGTTGCTCAGGCGAGTGCCGACCAGCTGCAGTCCCGCATCAAGAAATTGCAGGACTGGTTCGTCGGCCGCAAGTAG
- a CDS encoding DUF3039 domain-containing protein, translated as MSLTSNSIENDPRDGQGGGTATIEREETRQVIEPGDSERFAHYVRKEKIMESAITGEPVIALCGKVWVPGRDPQKFPVCPDCKKIYEGFTGDES; from the coding sequence ATGAGCCTGACTTCGAACTCCATCGAAAACGATCCCCGCGACGGCCAAGGTGGCGGTACCGCCACGATTGAGCGCGAGGAGACGCGTCAGGTCATTGAGCCGGGAGACTCCGAGCGCTTTGCGCACTACGTACGCAAAGAAAAGATCATGGAGTCGGCCATCACGGGTGAGCCCGTGATCGCCCTCTGCGGCAAGGTGTGGGTTCCCGGGCGGGATCCCCAGAAATTCCCCGTCTGTCCCGATTGCAAAAAGATCTACGAGGGCTTCACCGGCGACGAGTCGTAA